The proteins below are encoded in one region of Sedimentibacter sp. zth1:
- a CDS encoding MurR/RpiR family transcriptional regulator: MNNTSDLITLIQSRYNKFSKGQKMIAEFIIEHYDKAAFMTASKIGEIVDVSESTVVRFAGALGFSGFPELQKSLQVLIKNKLTTVQRIGLNEDIDKDTEKFHKKVIRNEMNSIKYLLDNIDASSLDEATNIISNAKKVYILGMRTSSTLANYMGFYLNVMLDNVRILNNSGVNSLFEQIIRIKEDDVLICISFPRYSSNTIDAVKIVKDKNAKIVAITDTEASPVYELADVSLLAKNNIVSFVDSLVVPMCLINSLILNIGAKERNDIVESFNDLEIIWNKHSIYQ, encoded by the coding sequence ATGAATAATACATCTGATTTAATAACTCTAATTCAAAGCAGATATAATAAGTTTAGCAAGGGACAAAAAATGATTGCTGAGTTCATAATTGAACATTATGACAAAGCAGCATTTATGACTGCTTCAAAAATAGGTGAAATAGTTGATGTGAGTGAATCTACTGTTGTTAGATTTGCTGGTGCACTTGGATTTTCTGGATTTCCTGAGCTTCAAAAATCATTACAAGTACTTATTAAGAACAAGCTAACTACTGTACAAAGAATTGGATTAAATGAAGATATTGATAAAGATACAGAAAAATTTCATAAAAAAGTAATTAGAAATGAAATGAATAGTATAAAATATTTATTGGACAATATAGATGCTTCATCATTAGACGAAGCAACCAATATTATATCTAATGCAAAAAAAGTGTATATATTAGGTATGAGAACTTCTTCAACATTAGCTAATTATATGGGTTTTTATTTAAATGTTATGCTAGATAATGTTAGAATTTTAAACAACTCAGGTGTTAACTCATTGTTTGAGCAAATAATTCGTATAAAAGAAGATGATGTACTAATATGTATTAGTTTTCCAAGATATTCTTCAAACACAATAGATGCTGTTAAAATAGTTAAAGATAAAAACGCAAAAATTGTTGCAATAACTGATACAGAAGCATCACCAGTATATGAATTAGCAGATGTGTCATTGCTTGCAAAAAATAATATTGTATCATTTGTTGATTCATTGGTAGTACCAATGTGCTTAATCAATAGTTTGATTTTAAACATTGGTGCAAAAGAAAGAAATGATATTGTTGAGTCATTTAATGATCTTGAAATTATTTGGAATAAACATAGTATTTATCAATAA
- a CDS encoding D-alanyl-D-alanine carboxypeptidase family protein has translation MKNFMIKFLCLILLCNLLSVKVYADDMPFVNAEAYIVIDADSGRIIASKNADKKMYMASTTKIMTAILAIEEYKNLNDIVCIPAKCTNIEGSSLYLIPNQKAKMIDLLYGVMLRSGNDAATSVAYFAGNKNVDNFVDKMNLKALKLGAYNTNFVNPHGLHDKNHYTTAYDLAIITKYALRNELFRKIAATKQYNNSENNFYFINKNKVVYQYKYGTGVKIGYTKVAGRCLVASAKKDEMELIVVVLNDSEWFRDSYKVFDYAFENYRKYNIVDEKQLMLIDDEKKPVLADSGFSYILTEEEKENISIKIIKTISHIENEINNKVYGFFNVCLKDKIIYTGKLNYQ, from the coding sequence ATGAAAAATTTCATGATTAAATTTCTGTGTCTAATTTTATTATGTAACCTTTTATCTGTGAAAGTTTATGCTGATGATATGCCATTTGTAAATGCAGAGGCTTATATTGTAATTGATGCTGATTCAGGGCGTATCATTGCATCTAAAAATGCTGATAAAAAAATGTATATGGCTAGTACTACTAAAATTATGACTGCGATATTGGCAATAGAAGAATATAAAAATTTAAATGATATAGTTTGCATTCCTGCAAAATGTACCAATATTGAAGGTTCAAGTTTGTATTTAATACCAAATCAAAAGGCAAAAATGATTGATTTATTATATGGAGTTATGCTGAGAAGTGGTAATGATGCAGCTACATCAGTAGCATATTTTGCAGGTAATAAAAACGTTGATAATTTCGTTGATAAAATGAATTTAAAGGCTTTGAAGCTTGGTGCATACAATACGAATTTTGTAAATCCTCATGGCTTACATGATAAAAATCATTATACAACTGCTTATGATTTGGCGATAATTACAAAATATGCTTTACGAAATGAATTGTTTAGAAAAATAGCAGCTACAAAACAGTATAATAATTCGGAAAATAATTTTTATTTTATAAATAAAAATAAGGTTGTTTATCAGTATAAATATGGTACAGGAGTAAAAATAGGATATACTAAAGTTGCTGGAAGGTGTTTAGTTGCTTCTGCAAAAAAAGATGAAATGGAATTAATAGTTGTAGTATTAAATGATAGTGAATGGTTCAGAGATAGCTATAAAGTATTTGATTATGCATTTGAAAATTATAGAAAGTATAATATAGTTGATGAAAAACAACTTATGTTAATAGATGACGAAAAAAAACCAGTGTTAGCGGATAGTGGATTTAGTTACATCTTAACAGAAGAAGAAAAGGAAAATATAAGTATTAAAATAATAAAAACAATTTCTCATATAGAAAATGAAATAAATAATAAAGTTTATGGCTTTTTTAATGTTTGTTTAAAAGATAAAATTATATATACAGGAAAACTGAATTATCAATAA
- a CDS encoding class I SAM-dependent methyltransferase: MNDIKYGKIVDFVHMLIKNSYEDDKNLKCIDATVGNGFDTLFLCNLCQNNGFVYGFDVQDNAIKNTEKLLNDNNCDNYKLILDSHENLLQYINTKIDICVFNLGYLPNSDKTVKTNYQSSIRAIENAIMRMSDIGRIYISSYILHDEGEESNHILEYISNLDRRKYNVIKIKLLNKNNFPPEIYIIESNK; this comes from the coding sequence ATGAATGATATAAAGTATGGAAAAATTGTAGATTTTGTACACATGCTGATAAAAAATAGCTATGAAGATGATAAAAATTTAAAATGTATTGATGCTACAGTAGGTAACGGATTTGATACACTATTTTTATGCAATTTATGTCAAAATAATGGATTTGTGTATGGATTTGATGTTCAAGATAATGCAATTAAAAATACAGAAAAATTATTAAATGATAATAATTGCGATAACTATAAATTAATATTGGATTCACATGAAAATCTTTTACAATATATTAATACTAAAATAGATATATGTGTATTTAACCTTGGGTACTTGCCAAATTCAGATAAAACAGTTAAAACAAATTATCAAAGTAGTATTAGAGCAATAGAAAATGCTATTATGAGAATGAGTGATATTGGAAGGATTTACATATCCTCGTACATTCTTCACGATGAGGGTGAGGAATCTAATCATATTTTAGAGTATATTTCAAATCTTGATAGAAGAAAATATAATGTTATAAAAATAAAGCTATTGAACAAAAACAATTTTCCACCTGAAATATATATTATAGAATCAAATAAATAG
- a CDS encoding NADH-quinone oxidoreductase subunit NuoF, producing MIKSFEELLSVSETYRKSLEKQYIKVLVCGGTGCVAGGSLKIYERIKELVKEKGLLVEVNLEKEQEGISVKKSGCHGFCEAGPLVRIEPFNYLYLHVKVEDCEEIVQTTVINRKPVERLMFKSNGKVYPTEDEIPFYKKQTRTVLENCGRIDAEHIQEYIAKGGYKAAGIALTEMRSKEICALVSEAGLRGRGGGGFPTGKKWEQVLNQKEPVKYVVCNGDEGDPGAFMDRSIMEGDPHKIIEGMMIAGFATGANNGYIYVRAEYPMAIERLSIAIEQAKDYGLLGKNILGSNFNFDIHINQGAGAFVCGEGSALTASIQGERGMPRVKPPRTVEQGLWAKPTVLNNVETFANVPIVINEGIDGYRKYGTETSPGTKAFALTGNVVNTGLIEVPMGTTLREVIFDIGGGIRDGKRFKAVQIGGPSGGCLCFIEKHLDIKLDFDSLKEVGAMIGSGGMVVMDEDTCMVEVARFFMNFTQKESCGKCIPCREGTKRMLEILERIVAGNGTVEDIDLLYELADTVKNTALCGLGKTAANPVLSTLEYFKDEYMAHVVDKVCPTKTCKKLTKIQIDKDICKGCSKCSKVCPVGAITGKIKEPFTIDTKKCIKCGTCIDTCPFKAIKEV from the coding sequence ATGATAAAAAGTTTTGAAGAATTATTGAGTGTATCTGAAACTTATAGAAAATCTTTAGAAAAACAATATATAAAAGTTCTAGTTTGTGGTGGTACAGGTTGCGTTGCCGGTGGATCATTAAAAATTTATGAACGTATTAAGGAATTAGTTAAAGAAAAAGGTTTACTTGTAGAAGTAAACTTGGAGAAAGAGCAAGAAGGTATAAGTGTTAAAAAAAGCGGATGTCATGGTTTTTGTGAAGCAGGACCATTGGTAAGAATAGAACCTTTTAATTATTTATATTTACATGTAAAAGTTGAAGATTGTGAAGAAATAGTTCAAACTACTGTAATAAACAGAAAACCGGTAGAAAGACTGATGTTTAAATCCAATGGAAAGGTTTACCCTACAGAAGATGAAATACCATTTTATAAAAAACAAACAAGGACAGTTTTAGAAAATTGTGGACGTATAGATGCAGAACATATTCAAGAATACATAGCAAAAGGCGGATATAAAGCTGCCGGTATTGCACTTACTGAAATGAGATCAAAAGAAATTTGTGCATTAGTTAGTGAAGCAGGCTTAAGAGGACGTGGTGGTGGAGGTTTTCCGACAGGTAAAAAATGGGAACAGGTATTAAATCAAAAGGAACCAGTTAAATATGTAGTTTGTAATGGTGATGAGGGAGACCCAGGTGCTTTTATGGATAGAAGTATAATGGAAGGTGATCCTCACAAAATAATTGAAGGTATGATGATTGCTGGATTTGCGACGGGTGCTAATAATGGTTACATATATGTTAGAGCAGAGTATCCTATGGCTATTGAAAGATTATCAATTGCTATAGAACAAGCTAAAGATTATGGTTTGCTTGGAAAAAATATTTTAGGTTCTAACTTTAATTTTGATATACATATCAATCAAGGTGCAGGTGCTTTTGTTTGTGGAGAAGGTAGTGCACTTACTGCTTCTATACAAGGTGAAAGAGGTATGCCAAGAGTTAAGCCTCCAAGAACAGTTGAGCAAGGCTTATGGGCTAAGCCTACAGTTTTAAACAACGTAGAAACGTTTGCTAATGTTCCAATTGTTATCAATGAAGGCATAGATGGATACAGAAAGTATGGTACAGAAACAAGTCCTGGAACAAAAGCGTTTGCATTAACAGGAAATGTTGTTAATACAGGATTGATTGAAGTTCCTATGGGAACTACACTTAGAGAAGTTATTTTCGATATAGGTGGTGGTATTAGGGACGGAAAGAGATTTAAAGCTGTTCAAATTGGTGGACCATCTGGTGGTTGCTTATGTTTTATTGAAAAACACCTTGATATCAAGCTTGACTTCGATTCATTAAAAGAAGTTGGTGCAATGATTGGTTCGGGTGGTATGGTTGTAATGGATGAAGATACTTGTATGGTTGAAGTAGCAAGATTCTTTATGAATTTTACACAAAAAGAAAGTTGTGGTAAGTGTATACCTTGTCGAGAAGGCACTAAGAGAATGCTTGAAATATTGGAGAGAATAGTAGCAGGCAATGGAACGGTTGAGGACATTGATTTATTATATGAATTAGCTGATACAGTTAAAAATACAGCATTATGCGGTTTAGGTAAAACTGCTGCAAATCCTGTATTGAGTACGCTTGAATATTTCAAAGATGAATATATGGCACACGTTGTAGATAAAGTTTGCCCAACTAAAACATGTAAAAAACTTACTAAAATACAAATTGATAAAGATATTTGTAAAGGATGTAGTAAATGTTCAAAAGTATGTCCTGTTGGAGCAATAACTGGTAAAATTAAAGAACCATTTACAATAGATACTAAAAAATGTATTAAGTGTGGGACTTGTATCGATACATGCCCATTTAAAGCAATTAAGGAGGTTTAG
- the aroH gene encoding chorismate mutase codes for MRQYCIRGAITIEDNSIEQIEENTIILLKEILHINNINIDDCCSLIFTATKDITADYPAKFARKIGFINCSLMCMQEMYVENSLKFCIRVMVTINSNDDIFNPKHIYLKNAKKLRPDLIN; via the coding sequence ATGAGACAATATTGTATTCGTGGAGCAATAACTATTGAAGATAATTCAATAGAACAAATAGAAGAAAATACTATAATTTTATTAAAAGAAATTTTACACATAAATAATATTAACATAGATGATTGCTGTAGTTTAATATTTACAGCAACAAAAGATATTACAGCTGATTATCCAGCAAAATTTGCTAGAAAAATTGGTTTTATAAATTGCAGTCTTATGTGTATGCAAGAGATGTATGTTGAAAATAGTTTGAAATTTTGTATACGTGTTATGGTAACAATTAATTCTAACGATGACATATTTAATCCAAAACATATTTATTTGAAAAACGCAAAAAAATTGAGACCAGATTTAATTAATTAA
- a CDS encoding pseudouridine synthase has product MSYERLQKYIANCGVTSRRKAEEMILDGKVTVNDELVNELGFKVDTEKDSVCVNGKKIKPVEKLLYIKLNKPTGYVTTVKDQFDRKCVIDLIDIPDRIYPIGRLDYDTSGLLLLTNDGDLANKLMHPRYKVYKTYIAKVKGRLNATDVGWLRHGIKIEEYTTSPAIVDILNSDGVITKVRISIYEGKNRQVRKMLAAVGKEVISLKRISFGSIELKDLTIGTWNYLSDEEIKYLKSL; this is encoded by the coding sequence ATGTCTTACGAAAGATTACAAAAATATATTGCTAATTGTGGAGTAACTTCAAGAAGAAAAGCTGAAGAAATGATATTAGATGGTAAAGTCACAGTTAATGATGAATTAGTAAATGAATTAGGATTTAAAGTCGATACAGAAAAGGATAGTGTATGTGTTAATGGTAAAAAAATTAAACCAGTGGAAAAATTATTATATATAAAGCTTAATAAACCTACAGGATATGTGACAACAGTTAAAGATCAGTTTGATAGAAAATGTGTTATAGATTTAATTGATATACCTGATAGAATATATCCAATAGGTAGACTTGACTATGATACAAGCGGACTTTTATTGTTAACAAACGATGGAGATTTAGCCAATAAGTTGATGCATCCAAGATACAAGGTTTATAAAACATATATTGCCAAGGTCAAAGGAAGATTAAATGCTACAGATGTAGGATGGTTAAGACATGGAATAAAAATAGAAGAATATACAACATCACCTGCAATAGTAGATATCCTAAATTCTGATGGAGTTATAACAAAAGTTAGAATAAGTATTTATGAAGGTAAGAATAGACAGGTGAGAAAAATGCTAGCAGCAGTTGGGAAAGAGGTTATTTCACTTAAGAGGATTTCTTTTGGCAGTATTGAATTGAAAGATTTAACTATTGGAACTTGGAATTATCTAAGTGATGAAGAAATAAAATATCTAAAATCTTTGTAG
- the nuoE gene encoding NADH-quinone oxidoreductase subunit NuoE yields the protein MIADEMKQKVAEVVNKFNCEKAQLINIMQAIQKEYRYLPEDAMILIAEMLDLSQSKVYGVATFYENFSLEPKGENVIKICDGTACHVRKSTRILDAMRKELKLSEEKHTTDDMKFTLETVSCLGACGLAPVITINDKVFPKMTPELAVELINKIKMGEKI from the coding sequence ATGATAGCAGATGAGATGAAACAAAAAGTAGCTGAAGTTGTTAATAAATTTAATTGTGAAAAAGCACAGTTGATTAACATTATGCAAGCTATACAAAAAGAATATCGATATCTACCTGAAGATGCAATGATATTGATTGCAGAAATGTTGGATTTAAGCCAATCAAAAGTTTATGGTGTTGCAACATTTTATGAAAATTTCTCATTGGAACCAAAAGGTGAAAATGTTATAAAAATTTGTGATGGAACAGCGTGTCATGTTAGAAAATCGACCCGTATTTTGGATGCTATGAGAAAAGAATTAAAGTTGTCTGAAGAAAAACATACTACGGATGATATGAAATTTACTTTAGAGACAGTTTCGTGCTTAGGAGCATGTGGACTTGCTCCTGTTATAACAATTAATGATAAGGTTTTCCCTAAAATGACTCCAGAGTTAGCTGTTGAGTTAATTAATAAGATAAAGATGGGAGAGAAGATATAA
- a CDS encoding ferredoxin family protein — MANKNSLTINKEWCKGCGICAAFCPKQVLAIEQEKAVIVNIDNCIKCGLCELRCPDSAIYLGGSKDE, encoded by the coding sequence ATGGCTAATAAAAATAGTCTAACTATTAACAAAGAATGGTGTAAGGGTTGTGGAATATGCGCAGCATTTTGTCCAAAACAAGTTCTTGCTATAGAGCAAGAAAAAGCTGTTATTGTAAATATAGATAACTGTATTAAATGTGGATTATGTGAATTAAGATGTCCAGATAGCGCAATATATTTAGGAGGTAGTAAAGATGAGTAA
- a CDS encoding [FeFe] hydrogenase, group A, protein MAGTMIIDGMKVPFTNEKNILSVIRSVGIDVPTFCYHSELSVHGSCRMCSVETARGNIIASCSEKPKDGLEIYTNSARVRKYRKMILELLLANHDKDCTACDVTGKCKLQDLARRYGITKNRFDSPRKEIPIDKSSKAIIRNPNKCIKCGDCVIMCEEVQGVGAIGFVNRGSNVQIAPAFNRVIDDTNCVSCGQCRVVCPTGAITINNETQKAWDAIFDKTKRVVAQIAPAVRVAIGEEFGLKPGTASLGKTVTALRKLGFDEIYDTSFAADLTVIEESDEFLEKLTKNDGSLPLFTSCCPAWVKFAENRYPELLPHISSCKSPQQMFGTVTKEAFIEKDKQDLKETFVISIMPCTAKKMEASREEFTDNGTKEVDLVLTTQELSMMIKEMGINFNDLEEESLDMPFGISSGSGVIFGATGGVAEAVLRRVLNGKKSKAESEIIFNEVRGLEAVKEASVTLGDRTISICVVHGLKNADEVIKQMKAGEKKYDLVEVMSCIGGCIAGGGQPAPDKRPIANVRRLRSKGLYSIDKTRQIKRASENPIIEQVYSTILKDKRHILHVHKH, encoded by the coding sequence ATGGCTGGAACTATGATTATTGATGGTATGAAAGTGCCATTTACAAATGAAAAAAATATTTTGTCTGTTATAAGAAGTGTTGGAATAGACGTGCCGACATTTTGCTATCACTCTGAATTAAGTGTTCATGGGTCATGTAGAATGTGTAGTGTTGAAACTGCAAGAGGAAATATAATTGCGTCATGTTCTGAAAAACCAAAAGATGGTTTAGAAATATACACTAATAGTGCAAGAGTTAGAAAATATAGAAAAATGATTCTTGAGTTACTACTTGCAAATCATGATAAGGATTGTACAGCATGTGACGTTACAGGAAAATGCAAATTACAAGATTTAGCAAGAAGATATGGTATAACAAAAAATAGATTTGATTCACCAAGAAAAGAAATTCCTATAGATAAATCAAGCAAGGCAATTATAAGGAATCCAAATAAATGTATCAAATGTGGTGACTGTGTTATAATGTGCGAAGAAGTTCAGGGTGTTGGAGCAATTGGTTTTGTAAACAGAGGTTCAAATGTCCAAATTGCACCTGCTTTCAATAGAGTTATAGATGATACAAATTGTGTTTCTTGTGGTCAATGTAGAGTTGTTTGCCCAACTGGTGCTATAACAATAAACAACGAAACTCAAAAGGCATGGGATGCAATATTTGATAAAACAAAAAGAGTAGTTGCACAAATTGCTCCAGCAGTTAGAGTAGCAATTGGAGAAGAATTTGGACTTAAACCTGGTACAGCATCACTTGGAAAAACTGTAACAGCGTTGAGAAAATTAGGTTTTGACGAGATTTATGATACTTCATTTGCTGCAGATTTAACAGTAATAGAGGAAAGCGATGAGTTTTTAGAAAAATTAACTAAAAATGATGGTAGTTTACCATTGTTTACATCATGTTGTCCTGCATGGGTTAAATTTGCTGAAAATAGATATCCCGAATTGTTGCCACATATTTCATCATGTAAATCACCTCAACAAATGTTTGGAACAGTTACAAAAGAAGCATTTATAGAGAAAGATAAACAGGATTTGAAAGAAACCTTTGTTATATCTATTATGCCTTGTACAGCAAAAAAAATGGAAGCTTCTAGAGAAGAATTTACAGATAATGGTACAAAAGAGGTTGATTTAGTTCTTACAACACAAGAACTTTCAATGATGATTAAAGAAATGGGTATAAATTTCAATGACCTTGAAGAAGAATCTTTAGATATGCCTTTTGGTATTTCATCAGGTTCAGGAGTTATATTTGGTGCTACTGGTGGTGTTGCAGAAGCAGTTTTACGTAGAGTATTGAATGGTAAAAAATCAAAAGCTGAAAGTGAAATAATCTTTAATGAGGTTAGAGGATTAGAAGCAGTTAAAGAAGCATCTGTTACACTTGGCGATAGAACGATAAGCATTTGTGTAGTACATGGTCTTAAAAATGCAGATGAGGTTATCAAGCAAATGAAGGCTGGAGAGAAAAAATACGATTTAGTTGAGGTTATGTCTTGTATAGGTGGTTGTATTGCCGGTGGAGGACAACCAGCACCAGATAAGCGTCCTATTGCTAATGTTAGAAGATTAAGATCAAAAGGACTTTATTCAATAGATAAAACTAGACAAATAAAACGCGCTTCAGAAAACCCTATTATAGAACAAGTTTACAGTACAATTTTAAAAGATAAAAGACACATATTACACGTGCATAAGCATTAG
- a CDS encoding 2-oxoacid:acceptor oxidoreductase family protein yields MFQKREMRLSGSGGQGVILAAIIFADAAIEDGLNAIQTQSYGPEARGGASKAEVIISDSDINYPKVMNNKLLLSLTQKAFDKYIGKIDEDGILIVDESVEVPSDIKVKTIYKLPILRTAKEKIGIAMVANIVSIGVIYELACKDIIKLETIKSTIAGRVPKATIEKNIKAFEEGVALVRG; encoded by the coding sequence ATGTTTCAAAAAAGAGAAATGAGATTAAGTGGCTCTGGCGGACAAGGCGTTATACTTGCAGCAATCATATTTGCTGATGCAGCTATTGAAGATGGTTTAAATGCTATACAAACTCAATCATACGGACCTGAAGCAAGAGGTGGAGCTAGTAAAGCTGAAGTAATAATTAGTGATAGTGATATTAATTATCCAAAAGTTATGAACAATAAATTATTGTTGTCATTAACTCAAAAGGCTTTTGATAAATATATAGGAAAAATAGATGAAGATGGAATTTTAATAGTTGATGAAAGTGTTGAAGTCCCAAGTGATATTAAAGTAAAAACAATTTATAAATTACCGATACTAAGAACTGCAAAAGAAAAAATTGGTATAGCGATGGTAGCAAACATAGTATCAATAGGTGTAATATATGAATTAGCTTGCAAGGATATTATAAAATTAGAAACAATAAAAAGCACAATAGCAGGAAGAGTTCCAAAAGCAACAATAGAAAAAAATATTAAAGCATTTGAAGAAGGCGTCGCACTAGTTAGAGGATAA
- a CDS encoding 2-oxoacid:acceptor oxidoreductase subunit alpha: MSNSKYKLAQGNEACIEGAIAAGMRFFAGYPITPSTELAELSAKNLPKVGGKFLQMEDELASMAAVIGGSCAGLKSMTATSGPGFSLMQENLGYACLAEIPCVIVNVQRGGPSTGLPTSPSQGDVMQAKWGTHGDHPAIALTPGSVQETYEFIGTAFNLAEKYRTPVVYLMDETIGHMREKLMVKDPSEIEQLHRVKPTCEPKEFVQYDDKFMDEKTMVHPLPAFGTGYRIHITGLTHDKTGFPTNDNEVSGKLVERLCDKVEKNIDDFSYYEEYKLEDAEEAVIAFGGVSRSAKQAVIELRNEGKKVGMFRPITIWPLLEKQIIDLAKKVKRIYVAEMNLGQYFYEVQRVASNYCEVVLISKVTGELITPNEIKQRVNGGK; the protein is encoded by the coding sequence ATGAGTAATAGTAAATATAAATTAGCTCAAGGTAATGAAGCTTGTATCGAAGGAGCTATTGCAGCAGGAATGAGATTTTTTGCTGGTTATCCTATAACTCCATCTACTGAGCTTGCTGAATTATCAGCAAAAAACTTACCTAAAGTAGGCGGTAAATTTCTACAAATGGAAGATGAGTTAGCTAGTATGGCTGCTGTTATAGGCGGATCTTGTGCTGGCTTAAAGTCAATGACTGCAACAAGTGGCCCTGGATTTTCTCTAATGCAAGAAAACTTAGGATATGCTTGCTTAGCTGAAATACCATGTGTTATTGTAAACGTACAAAGAGGTGGACCAAGTACAGGACTTCCAACAAGCCCATCTCAAGGAGATGTTATGCAAGCTAAATGGGGAACTCATGGAGATCATCCAGCTATTGCATTAACACCAGGTTCAGTACAAGAAACATATGAATTTATTGGTACAGCATTTAATTTAGCAGAAAAATACAGAACTCCAGTAGTATATCTAATGGATGAAACTATAGGACATATGAGAGAAAAACTTATGGTAAAAGATCCATCAGAAATTGAACAGTTACATAGAGTTAAACCAACATGTGAGCCAAAAGAATTCGTACAATATGATGATAAATTCATGGACGAAAAAACTATGGTACATCCATTACCAGCATTTGGAACTGGTTATAGAATACATATTACAGGATTAACTCATGATAAAACTGGTTTTCCTACAAATGATAATGAAGTATCAGGCAAATTAGTTGAAAGACTATGTGATAAAGTTGAAAAAAACATAGATGATTTTTCATACTATGAAGAATATAAATTAGAAGATGCCGAAGAAGCTGTAATTGCGTTCGGTGGAGTTTCAAGAAGTGCTAAACAAGCAGTAATTGAGCTTAGAAATGAAGGAAAAAAAGTTGGTATGTTTAGACCAATAACTATATGGCCTTTACTAGAAAAACAAATTATAGATTTAGCTAAAAAAGTTAAGAGAATATATGTTGCTGAGATGAACTTAGGACAATATTTCTATGAAGTTCAAAGAGTTGCTTCTAATTACTGTGAAGTAGTTTTAATATCAAAAGTAACTGGAGAATTAATTACTCCTAACGAAATTAAACAAAGAGTTAATGGAGGTAAATAA
- a CDS encoding 2-oxoacid:ferredoxin oxidoreductase subunit beta, with translation MMNNCSDLTQKYYRDGKLPHIWCPGCGHGILLNALVRAIDNLGLDKDNVCVVSGIGCSSRATGYIDFNTLHTTHGRAIAYATGVKHANPDMTVIVVTGDGDCSAIGGNHLIHACRRNIDITTICFNNNIYGMTGGQFSPTTPTGDFATTAPHGNVDRTFDLCSLAQGAGATYVGRATAYHATQLTTLIENGIKNKGFSFIEGISVCPTNYGRKNKKGDSVKMLTYLKDNCIDKKIADKKPELVENKIIIGELYNNPSPEYTECYKTIIDKFQD, from the coding sequence ATGATGAATAATTGTAGTGATTTAACTCAAAAATATTATAGAGATGGAAAATTACCTCATATTTGGTGTCCGGGATGTGGTCATGGTATTTTATTAAACGCTTTAGTAAGAGCAATTGATAATTTAGGATTAGATAAAGATAATGTATGTGTTGTTTCAGGTATAGGCTGTTCATCAAGAGCAACTGGATATATTGATTTTAACACACTACATACAACTCACGGTAGAGCAATAGCTTACGCAACTGGTGTAAAACATGCTAACCCAGATATGACAGTTATAGTAGTTACAGGAGATGGAGACTGTTCAGCAATAGGTGGTAATCACTTAATACATGCTTGCAGAAGAAACATTGATATAACAACAATATGTTTTAACAATAATATATACGGTATGACTGGTGGACAATTTTCACCAACAACTCCTACAGGAGATTTTGCTACAACAGCCCCACATGGTAATGTTGACAGAACGTTTGATTTATGTTCATTGGCACAAGGAGCAGGAGCTACATATGTTGGTCGTGCAACTGCATATCATGCAACTCAACTTACAACACTTATCGAAAATGGTATCAAAAACAAAGGTTTCTCTTTCATAGAAGGCATTAGTGTATGTCCAACAAACTATGGAAGAAAGAATAAAAAAGGCGATTCAGTAAAAATGTTAACTTACTTAAAAGATAACTGTATTGATAAAAAAATTGCAGATAAAAAACCTGAACTTGTTGAAAACAAAATAATAATAGGTGAATTATACAATAATCCATCACCAGAATATACAGAGTGTTACAAAACGATTATTGATAAGTTCCAAGATTAA